A window of the Lactuca sativa cultivar Salinas chromosome 7, Lsat_Salinas_v11, whole genome shotgun sequence genome harbors these coding sequences:
- the LOC111880681 gene encoding nucleobase-ascorbate transporter 2, translating into MAEAPKAEDITHLPTDQLQGLEYCIDSNPSWGEAIALGFQHYILSLGTAVMIPSFLVPLMGGTSNDKVRVVQTLLFVQGINTFLQTLFGTRLPTVVGGSWAFMVPIISIIHDPSLATIVDDHMRFLATMRAIQGALIVASSVQIILGYSQLWAICSRFFSPVGMVPVIALTGFGLFDRGFPVVGRCVEFGIPMLILFIMFSQYLKQFQAKQLPILERFALLLTIAVIWAYAHLLTASGAYKHHPEQTQLHCRTDKADLISSAPWIKFPYPLQWGAPTFQAGHAFGMMAAVLVSLIESTGAYKAAARLASATPPPAHVLSRGIGWQGVGILLSGLFGTATGSTVSVENVGLLGSTRVGSRRVIQISAGFMIFFSILGKFGALFASIPFPIFAAAYCVLFGLVASVGLSFLQFTNMNSMRNLFIVGVSFFLGLSIPEYFREYTAGALHGPSHTKAEWFNDFLNTIFFSSPTVALMVSVFLDNTLEFKDSAKDRGMPWWAKFRTFKGDSRNEEFYTLPFNLNRFFPPS; encoded by the exons ATGGCTGAAGCTCCAAAAGCAGAGGATATCACTCATCTTCCAACAGACCAACTTCAGGGTTTAGAGTACTGTATCGACTCCAATCCATCTTGGG ggGAAGCGATAGCTTTGGGGTTTCAGCATTACATCTTGTCTTTAGGAACTGCTGTAATGATTCCCAGTTTTCTTGTTCCTTTGATGGGTGGTACATCT AATGATAAGGTGAGGGTGGTGCAAACATTGTTATTTGTTCAAGGGATTAATACATTTTTGCAAACACTTTTTGGAACTCGATTGCCAACTGTTGTTGGTGGATCTTGGGCTTTCATGGTCCCTATAATCTCAATCATCCATGACCCTTCTCTTGCCACCATTGTCGACGATCATATG AGATTTCTTGCTACAATGCGAGCGATACAAGGTGCGCTTATAGTAGCATCAAGCGTGCAGATTATCTTGGGATATAGTCAGTTGTGGGCCATTTGTTCTAG ATTCTTTAGCCCTGTTGGTATGGTTCCAGTGATTGCATTGACTGGTTTTGGTCTCTTTGACAGAGGATTTCCCGTG GTCGGGAGATGCGTGGAATTCGGCATACCAATGCTGATTCTTTTCATCATGTTCTCTCAG TACCTGAAACAGTTTCAGGCGAAACAACTGCCGATATTGGAACGTTTTGCTCTTCTTTTGACGATAGCAGTGATCTGGGCCTATGCACACCTATTAACCGCTAGTGGTGCATATAAACATCACCCAGAACAGACCCAATTGCACTGCAGAACCGATAAAGCCGATCTCATATCCTCTGCACCATG GATAAAGTTTCCGTATCCACTTCAATGGGGTGCGCCAACTTTTCAAGCAGGACATGCTTTTGGGATGATGGCAGCAGTTCTCGTCTCCCTTATTGAG TCAACAGGTGCATATAAGGCGGCAGCCCGTCTAGCAAGTGCAACACCTCCCCCTGCTCATGTTCTCAGTCGCGGCATTGGGTGGCAG GGTGTCGGGATTCTTTTGAGTGGACTTTTTGGAACTGCAACCGGTTCAACAGTTTCCGT AGAAAACGTCGGTCTTCTTGGAAGCACTCGTGTAGGTAGCCGAAGAGTCATTCAAATCTCAGCTGGCTTCATGATCTTCTTCTCGATTTTAG GGAAATTTGGAGCTTTATTTGCGTCGATACCTTTCCCGATTTTTGCTGCGGCATATTGTGTGCTATTTGGTCTTGTTG CTTCTGTGGGGTTGTCATTCTTGCAATTCACAAACATGAACTCGATGAGAAACTTGTTCATCGTGGGCGTGTCTTTCTTCCTTGGCTTGTCTATTCCCGAATACTTTAGGGAGTACACGGCTGGTGCTCTCCATGGTCCTTCGCATACCAAAGCCGAATGG TTCAATGATTTCCTTAACACCATCTTCTTCTCCTCCCCAACGGTGGCATTGATGGTGTCGGTGTTTCTTGACAACACACTCGAGTTCAAAGACAGTGCAAAAGACCGAGGGATGCCATGGTGGGCCAAGTTCAGAACATTCAAAGGAGACAGCCGAAATGAAGAGTTTTACACTCTCCCCTTCAATCTTAACCGCTTTTTCCCACCATCATGA
- the LOC111880679 gene encoding O-fucosyltransferase 8 isoform X1 — protein MGKSGSKHGDANSPCGSFKYQFRYQKMVQGSDPTKGRRVSGGVYQWDKLELFNGLRSNSMKLGSLKGAYVGKRHTWIRKHFSSLVFTLLLMGFLFLLDSFMGSIFEPSVLQSNPPPKKLSTETEMFGDKSGKNVVQMYGHLASMASGALAERELKQEESRFWKESYRKASLWSPCADRKESRNTGNFQSNTGYILVSANGGLNQQRVAVCNAVAVASLLNATLVIPRFLYSNVWKDPSQFGDIYQEDYFMKTLKDEVNIVKDLPPHLKSLNFKEIGSLITDADLTKEATPVEYIKKILPILSKNGVVHFLGYGNRLGFDPMPSDLQRLRCKCNYHALKFVPKIQEIGSLLIRRIRKYNEPRNKLDKELLGDFITNPQSKSKSNGQDTDREPLKYLALHLRFEVDMVAYSLCDFGGGKIEKDELQTYRESHFPLLMQRLKKSKPISPEELRISGRCPLTPEEAALVLAALGFMSDTYIYLAGSQIYGGKSRLRPLTNLYPHLITKEDLLSPNELAPFNNFSSQLAAVDFIACATSDVFAITDSGSQLSSLVLGFRTYYGGGNAPTLRPNKKRLAEVLSKNNKTVINWNDFEARVKNMITEAQSVRLRGWGRSIYRQPRCPECMCRFQ, from the exons ATGGGGAAGTCAGGGTCTAAACATGGAGATGCTAATTCACCATGCGGGTCGTTTAAGTATCAGTTTAGGTATCAAAAAATGGTGCAAGGAAGTGATCCAACAAAGGGGAGGAGGGTGTCAGGAGGAGTCTACCAGTGGGATAAGCTTGAGTTGTTTAATGGATTAAGGAGTAACTCCATGAAATTAGGTTCTTTAAAGGGTGCTTATGTTGGCAAAAGGCATACTTGGATCCGTAAACATTTTTCATCACTTGTTTTCACACTTTTATTGATgggttttctttttcttttggatTCTTTTATGGGTTCCATCTTTGAACCTTCGGTTCTTCAAAGTAATCCACCTCCCAAAAAATTGTCTACTGAAACTGAAAtg TTTGGAGATAAAAGTGGCAAAAATGTGGTGCAAATGTATGGTCACCTTGCAAGTATGGCTTCTGGTGCTCTTGCAGAG AGAGAGCTTAAACAAGAGGAATCAAGATTTTGGAAGGAATCTTATCGAAAAGCATCATTATGGAGTCCTTGTGCAGATAGAAAGGAATCAAGAAATACAG GAAATTTTCAAAGCAACACTGGTTATATATTGGTTAGTGCAAATGGAGGTCTAAATCAACAACGTGTTGCT GTATGTAATGCTGTTGCTGTAGCATCATTATTAAATGCAACATTAGTTATTCCAAGGTTTCTTTACAGCAACGTATGGAAGGACCCAAG CCAGTTTGGTGATATCTATCAAGAAGATTATTTCATGAAAACATTGAAGGATGAAGTTAATATAGTAAAGGATCTCCCACCTCATTTGAAATCACTAAACTTCAAAGAAATCGGTAGTCTG ATAACTGATGCAGATCTCACTAAAGAAGCAACACCAGTTGAATACATCAAGAAAATTCTTCCAATTTTATCAAAAAATGGAGTTGTTCACTTTCTTGGATATGGAAATCGCCTTGGATTTGATCCTATGCCTTCTGATCTTCAG aGGCTAAGATGCAAATGTAATTACCATGCTTTGAAGTTTGTGCCAAAAATCCAAGAAATCGGTTCATTGTTGATTCGAAGAATAAGAAAATACAATGAGCCAAGGAACAAATTAGATAAGGAACTACTAGGAGATTTCATCACAaatcctcagtcaaagtcaaagtcaaacggtCAAGATACAGATAGAGAACCACTTAAGTATCTTGCTTTGCATTTGAGATTTGAAGTTGACATGGTTGCCTACTCTTTATGTGATTTTGGTGGAGGAAAAATTGAGAAAGATGAACTTCAAACTTACAGAGAATCCCACTTTCCATTACTAATGCAACGATTGAAGAAGTCAAA GCCTATTTCACCAGAAGAATTAAGAATTTCAGGAAGATGTCCATTAACACCAGAAGAAGCTGCACTTGTTTTAGCTGCTCTTGGTTTCATGAGTGATACATATATTTATCTTGCTGGATCACAAATATATGGAGGAAAGTCAAGGTTACGCCCTTTGACCAATTTATATCCTCATTTGATCACAAAAGAGGATCTCCTTTCCCCTAATGAACTCGCACCTTTCAACAACTTTTCTTCTCAG CTAGCAGCAGTGGACTTTATTGCATGTGCAACTTCAGATGTATTTGCAATAACAGATTCGGGAAGCCAATTATCTTCATTGGTTTTGGGTTTTAGAACATATTATGGTGGTGGAAATGCTCCAACTTTGAGACCTAATAAGAAGAGACTTGCTGAAGTGTTGTCAAAGAATAATAAAACTGTTATAAATTGGAATGATTTTGAAGCAAGAGTAAAGAATATGATAACTGAAGCACAAAGTGTTAGATTGAGGGGTTGGGGTCGAAGTATTTATAGACAACCAAGATGCCCTGAATGTATGTGTCGTTTTCAGTAA
- the LOC111880679 gene encoding O-fucosyltransferase 8 isoform X2 codes for MYGHLASMASGALAERELKQEESRFWKESYRKASLWSPCADRKESRNTGNFQSNTGYILVSANGGLNQQRVAVCNAVAVASLLNATLVIPRFLYSNVWKDPSQFGDIYQEDYFMKTLKDEVNIVKDLPPHLKSLNFKEIGSLITDADLTKEATPVEYIKKILPILSKNGVVHFLGYGNRLGFDPMPSDLQRLRCKCNYHALKFVPKIQEIGSLLIRRIRKYNEPRNKLDKELLGDFITNPQSKSKSNGQDTDREPLKYLALHLRFEVDMVAYSLCDFGGGKIEKDELQTYRESHFPLLMQRLKKSKPISPEELRISGRCPLTPEEAALVLAALGFMSDTYIYLAGSQIYGGKSRLRPLTNLYPHLITKEDLLSPNELAPFNNFSSQLAAVDFIACATSDVFAITDSGSQLSSLVLGFRTYYGGGNAPTLRPNKKRLAEVLSKNNKTVINWNDFEARVKNMITEAQSVRLRGWGRSIYRQPRCPECMCRFQ; via the exons ATGTATGGTCACCTTGCAAGTATGGCTTCTGGTGCTCTTGCAGAG AGAGAGCTTAAACAAGAGGAATCAAGATTTTGGAAGGAATCTTATCGAAAAGCATCATTATGGAGTCCTTGTGCAGATAGAAAGGAATCAAGAAATACAG GAAATTTTCAAAGCAACACTGGTTATATATTGGTTAGTGCAAATGGAGGTCTAAATCAACAACGTGTTGCT GTATGTAATGCTGTTGCTGTAGCATCATTATTAAATGCAACATTAGTTATTCCAAGGTTTCTTTACAGCAACGTATGGAAGGACCCAAG CCAGTTTGGTGATATCTATCAAGAAGATTATTTCATGAAAACATTGAAGGATGAAGTTAATATAGTAAAGGATCTCCCACCTCATTTGAAATCACTAAACTTCAAAGAAATCGGTAGTCTG ATAACTGATGCAGATCTCACTAAAGAAGCAACACCAGTTGAATACATCAAGAAAATTCTTCCAATTTTATCAAAAAATGGAGTTGTTCACTTTCTTGGATATGGAAATCGCCTTGGATTTGATCCTATGCCTTCTGATCTTCAG aGGCTAAGATGCAAATGTAATTACCATGCTTTGAAGTTTGTGCCAAAAATCCAAGAAATCGGTTCATTGTTGATTCGAAGAATAAGAAAATACAATGAGCCAAGGAACAAATTAGATAAGGAACTACTAGGAGATTTCATCACAaatcctcagtcaaagtcaaagtcaaacggtCAAGATACAGATAGAGAACCACTTAAGTATCTTGCTTTGCATTTGAGATTTGAAGTTGACATGGTTGCCTACTCTTTATGTGATTTTGGTGGAGGAAAAATTGAGAAAGATGAACTTCAAACTTACAGAGAATCCCACTTTCCATTACTAATGCAACGATTGAAGAAGTCAAA GCCTATTTCACCAGAAGAATTAAGAATTTCAGGAAGATGTCCATTAACACCAGAAGAAGCTGCACTTGTTTTAGCTGCTCTTGGTTTCATGAGTGATACATATATTTATCTTGCTGGATCACAAATATATGGAGGAAAGTCAAGGTTACGCCCTTTGACCAATTTATATCCTCATTTGATCACAAAAGAGGATCTCCTTTCCCCTAATGAACTCGCACCTTTCAACAACTTTTCTTCTCAG CTAGCAGCAGTGGACTTTATTGCATGTGCAACTTCAGATGTATTTGCAATAACAGATTCGGGAAGCCAATTATCTTCATTGGTTTTGGGTTTTAGAACATATTATGGTGGTGGAAATGCTCCAACTTTGAGACCTAATAAGAAGAGACTTGCTGAAGTGTTGTCAAAGAATAATAAAACTGTTATAAATTGGAATGATTTTGAAGCAAGAGTAAAGAATATGATAACTGAAGCACAAAGTGTTAGATTGAGGGGTTGGGGTCGAAGTATTTATAGACAACCAAGATGCCCTGAATGTATGTGTCGTTTTCAGTAA